From a single Candidatus Effluviviaceae Genus V sp. genomic region:
- a CDS encoding Hsp20 family protein codes for MELVRWRPRRNLPAVQDELDRAFDRLLRNWMSPASLSEFDWNPSVDISETEDAIVVTAEVPGVSMDDVDVSVDENQLVISGEKRQEEEEKEKNYYRMERSYGSFKRIFTLPRSADIDRVAATHKDGVLTVTVPKTEVARGKKVEVKNG; via the coding sequence ATGGAGCTGGTACGCTGGAGACCCAGAAGGAACCTCCCGGCAGTTCAGGATGAGCTCGACAGGGCTTTCGACCGACTCCTCAGAAACTGGATGTCCCCGGCTTCCCTGTCAGAGTTCGACTGGAACCCGAGCGTCGACATCTCCGAGACCGAGGACGCCATCGTCGTGACGGCCGAGGTTCCGGGCGTATCGATGGATGATGTGGACGTCAGCGTCGACGAGAATCAGCTCGTCATCTCCGGAGAGAAGCGTCAGGAAGAGGAGGAGAAGGAGAAGAACTACTACCGCATGGAGCGGAGCTACGGCTCCTTCAAGCGCATCTTCACGCTTCCCCGGAGCGCCGACATCGACAGGGTCGCTGCGACCCACAAGGACGGCGTTCTGACCGTCACGGTGCCCAAGACCGAGGTCGCGCGCGGCAAGAAGGTCGAGGTCAAGAACGGCTAG